One Glycine soja cultivar W05 chromosome 2, ASM419377v2, whole genome shotgun sequence genomic region harbors:
- the LOC114388547 gene encoding glycoprotein 3-alpha-L-fucosyltransferase A-like, whose translation MGLVSNLRGSRTEAAPQQEALPVSAVSGGAAKRKWTNLMPLVVALVVVAEIAFLGRLDMAKNAEMVDTLAVFFYRPRAVVEGDDLGLGTVVGGGGGDGNSESESCEEWLEREDAVTYSRDFAEEPVFVSGADQEWKSCSVGCKFGFSGDKKPDAAFGLPQPGGTASVLRSMESAQYYAENNLAMARRRGYNIVMTTSLSSDVPVGYFSWAEYDIMAPVQPKTEAALAAAFISNCGARNMRLQALEALEKSNIKIDSYGGCHRNRDGRVDKVEALKHYKFSLAFENSNEEDYVTEKFFQSLVAGTIPVVVGAPNIQDFAPSPGSILHIKEIEDVESVAKSMRYLAENPEAYNQSLRWKYEGPSDSFKALVDMAAVHSSCRLCIHLATVSREKEENSPGFNKRPCKCTRGPKTVYHIYVRERGRFEMESIYLRSSNLTLEALKSAVVSKFTSLNHVPIWKTERPEVLRGGNDLKLYKIYPVGLTQRQALYYFSFKGDADFRSHLESHPCAKFEAIFV comes from the exons ATGGGTCTCGTGTCGAATCTGCGAGGCTCGAGAACGGAAGCAGCGCCACAACAAGAAGCATTACCCGTTTCGGCGGTTTCCGGTGGCGCAGCGAAGAGGAAATGGACCAATCTAATGCCGCTGGTCGTCGCCCTCGTCGTCGTTGCGGAGATCGCGTTTCTCGGAAGGCTCGACATGGCCAAGAACGCCGAGATGGTTGACACCCTCGCTGTCTTCTTCTACCGCCCTCGCGCAGTGGTTGAAGGCGACGATTTGGGGCTGGGTACGGTGGTTGGTGGCGGCGGCGGTGATGGGAATTCAGAATCGGAGAGTTGTGAGGAGTGGTTGGAGAGGGAGGATGCCGTGACTTATTCAAGGGACTTTGCCGAAGAACCTGTTTTTGTTTCTGGAGCTGACCAG GAGTGGAAGTCGTGTTCGGTGGGATGTAAATTTGGGTTTAGTGGGGATAAGAAACCTGATGCTGCATTTGGGTTACCTCAACCAGGTGGAACAGCTAGTGTTCTGCGATCGATGGAATCAGCACAATACTATGCTGAGAACAATCTTGCCATGGCAAGACG GAGGGGATATAACATTGTAATGACAACCAGTCTATCATCTGATGTTCCTGTTGGATATTTTTCATGGGCTGAGTATGATATCATGGCACCAGTGCAGCCAAAAACTGAAGCTGCTCTTGCAGCTGCATTCATTTCCAATTGTGGTGCTCGAAATATGCGGTTGCAGGCTCTTGAAGCCCTTGAAAAATCAAACATCAAGATCGACTCTTATGGTGGTTGTCATAGGAACCGTGATGGAAGAG TGGACAAAGTGGAAGCCTTGAAGCACTACAAATTTAGCTTAGCATTTGAAAATTCTAACGAGGAAGATTATGTAACTGAAAAATTCTTCCAATCCCTTGTTGCTG GAACTATCCCTGTGGTTGTTGGTGCTCCAAATATTCAGGATTTTGCTCCTTCTCCTGGTTCAATTTTACATATTAAAGAGATAGAGGATGTTGAGTCTGTTGCAAAGTCCATGAGATACCTAGCAGAAAATCCTGAAGCGTATAATCAATCGTTGAG GTGGAAGTATGAGGGCCCATCTGATTCCTTCAAGGCCCTTGTGGATATGGCAGCTGTACATTCTTCCTGCCGCCTTTGCATTCACTTGGCCACAGTGAGtagagagaaggaagaaaatagTCCAGGCTTCAACAAACGCCCTTGCAAGTGCACTAGAGGGCCAAAAACTGTGTATCATATTTATGTGAGAGAAAGGGGAAGGTTTGAGATGGAATCCATTTACTTGAG GTCTAGCAATTTAACTCTAGAGGCCTTGAAGTCTGCAGTTGTTTCAAAGTTCACATCCCTGAATCATGTACCTATATGGAAGACAGAAAGACCTGAAGTTCTTAGAGGGGGCAATGATTTAAAACTCTACAAAATATACCCAGTTGGTTTGACACAAAGACAAGCACTTTATTACTTCAGCTTCAAAGGGGATGCGGATTTCAGGAGTCACTTGGAAAGCCATCCTTGTGCAAAGTTTGAAGCCATTTTTGTGTAG
- the LOC114388555 gene encoding ferredoxin--nitrite reductase, chloroplastic-like — MYTFLLLLPIMSSSFSVRFLAPLPPSSSSCFPTSSLPKTWLCAAATPTVAPSTTTSSSEVEASRLEPRVEERDGFWVLKEEYRGGISPQEKVKLEKDPMKLFMEGGIEELAKMSLEEIESSKHTKDDIDVRLKWLGLFHRRKQHHGRFMMRLKLPNGVTTSAQTRYLASVIRKYGKDGCADVTTRQNWQIRGVVLPDVPEILKGLDEVGLTSLQSGMDNVRNPVGNPLAGIDPDEIVDTRPYNNLLSQFITANSRGNPAMSNLPRKWNVCVVGSHDLFEHPHINDLAYMPANKDGRFGFNLLVGGFFSAKRCAEAIPLDAWVSADDVIPLCKAVLEAYRDLGFRGNRQKTRMMWLIDELGIEVFRSEVEKRMPGKKLERASKEELVKKQWERRDYLGVHPQKQEGLSYVGIHIPVGRVQADDMDELARLADEYATGELRLTVEQNIIIPNVDNNKIDGLLNEPLLKGRFSPEPSLLMKTLVACTGNQFCGQAIIETKERALKVTEEVERQVAVTRPVRMHWTGCPNTCGQVQVADIGFMGCMARDDNGKATEGVDIFLGGRIGSDSHLAQVYKKGVPCKDLVPVVVDILVKHFGAVLRNREEGED, encoded by the exons ATGTACAcgttccttcttcttcttccaataATGTCTTCTTCATTCTCTGTTCGTTTTCTTGCTCCTCTTcctccatcatcatcatcatgcttCCCCACCAGCTCTCTGCCGAAGACATGGCTCTGCGCCGCCGCCACCCCAACGGTGGCTCCGTCAaccaccacctcctcctcggaggTGGAGGCTTCCAGGTTGGAGCCTAGAGTGGAGGAGAGAGATGGGTTCTGGGTTTTAAAGGAAGAGTACAGGGGAGGCATCAGCCCTCAGGAGAAAGTGAAGCTTGAGAAAGATCCCATGAAGCTTTTCATGGAAGGTGGGATTGAGGAATTGGCTAAGATGTCCCTTGAAGAAATTGAGAGCTCCAAGCACACCAAGGATGATATTGATGTTAGACTCAAGTGGCTTGGCCTTTTTCATAGGAGAAAGCAGCATC ATGGTAGATTTATGATGAGGCTGAAGCTTCCAAATGGGGTGACAACAAGTGCCCAAACACGATACTTGGCTAGTGTGATAAGGAAATACGGAAAAGATGGGTGTGCTGATGTAACAACGAGGCAGAATTGGCAAATTCGTGGTGTGGTGCTACCTGATGTGCCAGAAATTCTAAAGGGCCTCGACGAGGTTGGATTGACTAGTCTTCAGAGTGGAATGGACAATGTGAGAAATCCTGTTGGTAACCCTCTTGCAGGCATTGACCCTGATGAGATTGTTGACACTCGACCATACAACAACTTGTTATCTCAATTCATCACTGCCAATTCACGTGGCAACCCCGCCATGTCAAACTT GCCTAGGAAGTGGAATGTGTGTGTGGTTGGATCCCATGATCTGTTTGAGCATCCACACATCAATGATCTGGCTTACATGCCTGCAAACAAGGATGGTCGTTTTGGATTCAACTTACTTGTTGGTGGTTTCTTCAGTGCCAAGAGATGTGCTGAAGCAATTCCACTTGATGCATGGGTCTCCGCAGATGATGTAATCCCACTTTGTAAAGCTGTCCTTGAGGCCTATAGGGACCTTGGCTTCAGAGGGAACAGACAGAAAACAAGAATGATGTGGTTGATTGACGAATTG GGGATAGAAGTATTCAGGTCAGAGGTGGAGAAAAGAATGCCAGGGAAGAAGCTGGAGAGAGCATCTAAGGAAGAACTGGTTAAGAAACAATGGGAAAGAAGAGACTACTTAGGTGTTCATCCACAGAAACAAGAGGGCCTAAGCTATGTTGGGATTCACATTCCAGTTGGTAGAGTCCAAGCAGATGACATGGATGAGTTGGCTCGTTTAGCCGACGAATACGCCACCGGTGAGCTCAGGCTCACAGTGGAGCAGAACATTATAATCCCAAATGTGGACAATAACAAAATTGATGGCTTGCTCAATGAGCCTCTCTTGAAGGGGAGATTCTCACCCGAACCTTCTCTATTGATGAAGACTCTGGTGGCatgcactggtaatcaattttGTGGACAAGCTATAATTGAGACAAAGGAAAGGGCATTGAAAGTGACTGAGGAAGTGGAGAGGCAAGTGGCTGTGACTAGGCCTGTGAGAATGCATTGGACTGGCTGCCCTAACACTTGTGGACAGGTTCAAGTTGCTGACATTGGTTTCATGGGGTGCATGGCTAGGGATGACAATGGTAAGGCCACTGAAGGTGTGGATATTTTCCTTGGAGGGAGAATTGGAAGTGATTCACATCTGGCTCAAGTGTATAAGAAGGGTGTGCCTTGCAAGGACTTGGTGCCTGTTGTGGTAGACATACTAGTAAAACACTTTGGAGCTGTCCTAAGGAATAGAGAGGAAGGGGAAGattaa